In Halopiger aswanensis, the DNA window AGTACGGACGCGTCGGACTCGCGCTCATTCACGGCGGACCGTTAGCTCGTTGCCGTCGATCCTGATGTTGTACCGTTCGATCCGAAACGAAAGCGCGACTGCAGCGTCGTTGCTCACCAGCGAATCGAGCGCCCCGGGATCGACGTAGTTGTAGAGGACGAACTCGAGATCCATCGGATCGACGTTTTCGATGATCGCGATGACGGCGACGATGGCGGCGCTCGGCGTGGTCTGCGCCCAATCGAATCGATGGTGAATACGAACAGGGCTCACAGGACGTCCCGATGAGTGGTGCTAGCATAAGGAGTCGTTTATACTTGTTGTGAGTATTTTCGTTACAGTTCTCGTCAGAAACAAGACGGCGCAGTTCTGACCGTCATCGCCGCACCCGCCGAAGCATCAACAGTTTTCGTCGCGCACCGTGAGGCCGGAAACGAGACCGATGCTCGAGCAGTTGCGAGCACGCCTTGACGCGCTCGGACGGCGGCTGCGCCGCCTCGAGCGGCGCGAACTCGACGCCGTGTTGCGCTGGATCGAACGGACGGGGAACCTGTTGCACCTCTCGGTGCTCGTCTTCGTGCCGCTGCTCATCGGGGCCGTCACGTGGCTCTCGAACGCGACGGCGATCGTCTCCTTCCTGCTCTTTCCACCGCTAGCGTCGGGCACGTACACCCTCTTTGCCGATCCGGAAGGTCGGTACTCGGACCCGTGGACGTTCGTCGGCGGGATGACCGTCGGCGCGTGCTGTGGCTGGGTCGCGATCGCGGTCGTCAGCGGGTTAGGGCTCCACAGCGGCACCGTCAGCGCCGCCGGCGCGGCCCTGGGAATCTTCTTTACCGGTGCACTCACCTGGGCGCTGGACTTAGAGGAGCCGACGGCGTTCTCGACCGCCCTGCTCGTGCTCGTGACCGGGAACGCGCAACCGATCTACGTGCTCGGGATCGTCGTCTCGAGTTCGTTCGTCGCGGCGGCCTTCGTCGTCTGGCGCGATCGGTTCTACGAGCAGCGGGCCCGCTACCTCTACCAGACGACCAGCGGCGACGATCACGTGCTCGTGCCGATGAGCGAGCGGTGTGGGGCCGCGGGCGTGGATCCGGCGACCGTCGCCCGGTTCGCCGCCGAACTGGCGGGCGCCCACGAGGCGGGAAAGGTCGTGCTCTTCGAGACGGTCTACGAGGAGCGTGACGGCGGGGAAGCGACCGAATCCGCCGCCGACAACGACGACCTGGACGACTCCGACGAGCGCGCAGCCGATACCGTCGACGCGATCGAACGGCTCGCGGCCGACCTCGAGTCGCAGTACGACGTCCCTTGCGAGGTCATCGTCGCCAGCGACGACCGCCCCGACCCGTCGGCGCGGCTCGTCCTCCAGACCGCCAGAGCCCAGAACTGCGATCTCATCGTCACGCCCTACGCGGAAGACGACAGAGGCGGCCTCTCGTCGTTCATCCGCGGGCTGTTCGACAGCGAGATCGACGTCATCGCCTTCCGCACGAGCGACGGTCGCACCGAGTGGCGACAGGTGCTGGTGCCGGTCCGCGGGGCCGGCGACACCGCCCGCGCGATGACCGATTTCGCGCTGCGACTGGCCGGCCGCTACCGCCCAGTCAGCGTCTGTACGTGCATCAAACGCGAATCCCGACGCCGAAAAGCCGAAAACACGCTGGCGAACCTCATCGACGCCTTCGACGGCCGCTTCGAGACGCACGTGGTCACCGAACCCGTCGCGCAGTACCTCTCGCGGGTCGACTCGCAGTACGACGTGGTCTTCCTCGGCTCGAGCACCGACCGGTCGGCCGCCTCGCGGTTCGTCTCGCCGCCGACGTTCGAGAAGGTCAGCGACCTCGACGCCGACGTGGCGATCGTCCACCGGGGT includes these proteins:
- a CDS encoding HPP family protein; its protein translation is MLEQLRARLDALGRRLRRLERRELDAVLRWIERTGNLLHLSVLVFVPLLIGAVTWLSNATAIVSFLLFPPLASGTYTLFADPEGRYSDPWTFVGGMTVGACCGWVAIAVVSGLGLHSGTVSAAGAALGIFFTGALTWALDLEEPTAFSTALLVLVTGNAQPIYVLGIVVSSSFVAAAFVVWRDRFYEQRARYLYQTTSGDDHVLVPMSERCGAAGVDPATVARFAAELAGAHEAGKVVLFETVYEERDGGEATESAADNDDLDDSDERAADTVDAIERLAADLESQYDVPCEVIVASDDRPDPSARLVLQTARAQNCDLIVTPYAEDDRGGLSSFIRGLFDSEIDVIAFRTSDGRTEWRQVLVPVRGAGDTARAMTDFALRLAGRYRPVSVCTCIKRESRRRKAENTLANLIDAFDGRFETHVVTEPVAQYLSRVDSQYDVVFLGSSTDRSAASRFVSPPTFEKVSDLDADVAIVHRGRHR
- a CDS encoding HalOD1 output domain-containing protein; its protein translation is MSPVRIHHRFDWAQTTPSAAIVAVIAIIENVDPMDLEFVLYNYVDPGALDSLVSNDAAVALSFRIERYNIRIDGNELTVRRE